One segment of Agromyces albus DNA contains the following:
- a CDS encoding SOS response-associated peptidase has product MCGRFANDAKVDEMIQEFVAQGNDYRDWRPQYSLAPTQLVPIVRERQNKETGEIVRSIEPAVWNFHPAFMKESKRPQFNTRIETVATNGLWKGAFASSRCLVPMRGYYEWTGEPGNKQAFFLHGRQPMLAAAGIYTARKVGDEWEVSTSIITREARDASGEVHDRMPVFLDRDAWDEYLAPVKLDDAGKEDMVALLNAESEKVASTITNYEVDRKVNNTRAVDPEDPTLIEPLE; this is encoded by the coding sequence ATGTGCGGACGCTTCGCGAACGACGCCAAAGTCGACGAGATGATCCAGGAGTTCGTCGCGCAGGGCAACGACTACCGCGACTGGAGACCCCAGTACTCGCTCGCCCCTACCCAGCTGGTGCCGATCGTGCGCGAGCGCCAGAACAAGGAGACGGGCGAAATCGTGCGGTCGATCGAGCCGGCTGTCTGGAACTTCCACCCCGCCTTCATGAAGGAGTCGAAGCGCCCGCAGTTCAACACCCGCATCGAGACCGTCGCCACGAACGGGCTGTGGAAGGGTGCGTTCGCGTCATCCCGATGCCTCGTGCCGATGCGCGGCTATTACGAGTGGACGGGCGAGCCGGGCAACAAGCAGGCGTTCTTCCTGCACGGCCGGCAGCCGATGCTCGCCGCGGCCGGCATCTACACGGCGCGCAAGGTCGGCGACGAGTGGGAGGTGTCGACCTCGATCATCACGCGCGAGGCTCGGGATGCCTCCGGCGAGGTGCACGACCGCATGCCGGTCTTCCTCGACCGCGACGCGTGGGACGAATACCTCGCCCCGGTCAAGCTCGACGACGCCGGCAAGGAGGACATGGTCGCGCTCCTCAACGCCGAATCCGAGAAGGTGGCCTCGACCATCACGAACTACGAGGTCGATCGCAAGGTGAACAACACGCGCGCGGTCGACCCCGAAGACCCCACGCTCATCGAACCGCTCGAGTGA
- a CDS encoding HAD family hydrolase produces MKGTPVTPSPTSDAAAVDLTGIRGYLFDLDGVLTPTAVVHMHAWSRLFTPILEAHGVAPYTDDDYFAYIDGKPRYDGVRSLLESRGIRVPEGAPTDAPTADTVHGFGNRKNEAFNATLAEEGVTAYAGSVAFLDAVERAGHKVAVVSSSKNAPSVLEAAGLAYRFDVVVDGAVAVRDGLPGKPEPDTFERAAELLGLPTTVCAVVEDAESGVKAGAAGEFGIVIGVDRGVGRAALEELGADVIVDELDELIPAVERAAAASDPGSRDATSSLVDPHASTSIPREDPE; encoded by the coding sequence ATGAAAGGAACGCCCGTGACCCCCTCCCCCACCTCAGACGCTGCTGCCGTCGATCTCACCGGCATCCGCGGCTATCTTTTCGACCTCGACGGCGTGCTCACGCCGACCGCCGTCGTGCACATGCACGCGTGGTCGCGCCTGTTCACGCCGATCCTCGAGGCCCACGGCGTCGCGCCGTACACCGACGACGACTACTTCGCCTACATCGACGGCAAGCCCAGGTACGACGGCGTTCGGAGCCTCCTCGAGAGCCGCGGCATCCGCGTGCCTGAAGGCGCGCCGACGGATGCCCCGACCGCCGATACCGTGCACGGCTTCGGCAATCGCAAGAACGAGGCGTTCAACGCGACCCTCGCCGAAGAGGGCGTCACGGCCTACGCCGGAAGCGTCGCCTTCCTCGACGCCGTAGAGCGCGCAGGCCACAAGGTCGCCGTCGTCTCGAGCTCGAAGAACGCGCCGTCGGTGCTCGAGGCCGCGGGCCTCGCCTATCGGTTCGACGTGGTCGTCGACGGCGCCGTCGCCGTGCGCGACGGCCTGCCGGGCAAGCCCGAGCCCGACACCTTCGAGCGCGCCGCCGAGCTGCTGGGCCTGCCGACCACCGTGTGCGCCGTCGTCGAAGACGCCGAGTCGGGCGTGAAGGCGGGCGCGGCGGGCGAGTTCGGCATCGTGATCGGCGTCGACCGCGGTGTCGGGCGCGCCGCCCTCGAGGAGCTCGGCGCCGACGTGATCGTCGACGAGCTCGATGAACTGATCCCCGCGGTCGAGCGTGCCGCCGCGGCATCCGACCCTGGGTCTCGAGACGCGACGTCGTCGCTCGTCGACCCGCATGCCAGCACCTCTATCCCCCGAGAGGACCCTGAATGA
- a CDS encoding HAD family hydrolase, with translation MSTAGPPRAVLFDVDGTLVDSNFLHVEAWHHAFERLEVAADAWRIHRAIGQDSARLITMVAGERDEAWIERAKGLHSDFYRDLAPRLRAFDGSRELIAALAGRGIRVVLATSAPRDELELSLEALDAGDAIHATTSADDVETAKPDPAIIGVALERAGAEPSDAVFVGDSTWDMIAAGRAGVTAYGLRSGGITDVELTDAGARAVFDDPGDLLTNLDEIVGG, from the coding sequence ATGAGCACCGCAGGCCCGCCGCGCGCGGTTCTCTTCGACGTCGATGGAACCCTCGTCGACTCCAACTTCCTGCACGTCGAGGCTTGGCATCACGCGTTCGAGCGGCTCGAAGTGGCCGCCGATGCGTGGCGCATTCATCGCGCCATCGGGCAGGATTCCGCCCGGCTCATCACGATGGTGGCCGGCGAACGCGACGAGGCGTGGATCGAGCGGGCGAAGGGCCTCCACAGCGACTTCTACCGCGACCTTGCGCCGCGCCTGCGCGCGTTCGACGGGTCTCGAGAGCTGATCGCGGCATTGGCCGGTCGCGGCATCCGTGTCGTGCTCGCCACTTCGGCGCCTCGCGACGAACTCGAGCTGTCGCTCGAAGCGCTCGACGCGGGCGACGCCATCCATGCGACCACCTCGGCCGACGACGTCGAGACTGCGAAGCCCGATCCGGCCATCATCGGGGTCGCGCTGGAACGCGCGGGAGCCGAGCCATCCGACGCCGTCTTCGTCGGCGATTCCACCTGGGACATGATCGCCGCCGGGCGCGCGGGAGTCACGGCATACGGGCTCCGCTCGGGCGGCATCACCGATGTCGAGCTCACGGATGCCGGTGCTCGAGCAGTCTTCGATGACCCGGGCGACCTCCTCACCAACCTCGATGAGATCGTCGGCGGCTGA
- a CDS encoding YciE/YciF ferroxidase family protein: MVQQTLKSPTDLLHFQLRTAMTMENDSLAALGELQKAAKTAEIKQLFRHHAGETKEQIANLQQVFRLLEFKESTAPSPSTKGISKQAASLLERSAPKLRDQVALTSALGNEHYEISAYQSLIVPTTAMGFSEVVSLLQANLDQEVHTSEELQKTLQKILA, from the coding sequence ATGGTTCAGCAGACATTGAAGAGCCCGACGGACCTGCTTCACTTCCAGCTCCGTACCGCGATGACGATGGAGAACGACTCGCTCGCCGCTCTCGGCGAACTGCAGAAGGCGGCGAAGACCGCCGAGATCAAGCAGCTCTTCCGCCACCACGCCGGTGAGACGAAGGAGCAGATCGCGAACCTGCAGCAGGTGTTCCGCCTCCTCGAGTTCAAGGAGTCGACGGCTCCGTCGCCGAGCACGAAGGGCATCTCCAAGCAAGCGGCATCGCTCCTCGAGCGCAGCGCCCCGAAGCTCCGCGACCAGGTCGCGCTCACGAGCGCGCTCGGCAACGAGCACTACGAGATCTCCGCCTACCAGTCGCTCATCGTGCCGACCACGGCGATGGGCTTCTCCGAAGTGGTGAGCCTGCTGCAGGCGAACCTCGACCAGGAGGTGCACACGAGCGAAGAGCTGCAGAAGACCCTGCAGAAGATCCTCGCCTGA
- a CDS encoding metal-sensitive transcriptional regulator, producing MSYTSHTSHTATSHHGYISDKDEYLRRLKRIEGQARGLQGMVSDEKYCIDILTQVSAMTKALEAVALGLLNDHMTHCVLTAAQEGGEEAEAKLREASEAIARLVRA from the coding sequence ATGAGCTACACGAGCCACACGAGCCACACGGCCACGAGCCACCACGGCTACATCAGCGACAAAGACGAGTACCTGCGACGCTTGAAGCGCATCGAGGGCCAGGCACGCGGGCTGCAGGGCATGGTCTCCGACGAGAAGTACTGCATCGACATCCTCACCCAGGTATCGGCCATGACGAAGGCGCTCGAGGCCGTCGCGCTCGGCCTGCTCAACGACCACATGACGCATTGCGTGCTCACGGCTGCGCAGGAAGGCGGCGAGGAGGCCGAAGCGAAGCTGCGCGAGGCATCCGAGGCCATCGCCCGGCTCGTTCGAGCCTGA
- a CDS encoding DUF305 domain-containing protein: protein MLNTRKIVLVTAAAAVALTLTGCAGGGMSGMDMSASDAPGPEKSAGFNDADVMFAQMMIPHHEQAVEMSDLLLAEDGIDDRVRDLATQIKNAQQPEIDQMTEMLSEWGQEESGMGGMDGGGLLSDEDMTALEDATGDDAARLFLEGMIVHHEGAIEMAEAEAADGENAEAKELAETIIAAQTDEIAVMQELLADF, encoded by the coding sequence ATGCTGAACACACGCAAGATCGTCCTCGTGACCGCCGCGGCGGCGGTCGCCCTCACCCTGACCGGCTGCGCGGGAGGAGGCATGTCCGGAATGGACATGAGCGCCTCGGATGCCCCAGGTCCTGAAAAGTCCGCCGGCTTCAACGACGCCGACGTCATGTTCGCCCAGATGATGATCCCGCACCACGAGCAGGCCGTGGAGATGAGCGACCTGCTCCTCGCCGAAGACGGCATCGACGATCGGGTCCGCGATCTCGCAACCCAGATCAAGAACGCCCAGCAGCCCGAGATCGACCAGATGACGGAGATGCTCTCCGAGTGGGGTCAGGAGGAGAGCGGCATGGGCGGCATGGACGGCGGTGGCCTCTTGTCCGACGAGGACATGACGGCGCTCGAGGATGCCACGGGCGATGACGCGGCCCGGCTGTTCCTCGAGGGGATGATCGTGCATCACGAGGGCGCCATCGAGATGGCCGAGGCCGAGGCCGCCGACGGCGAGAACGCCGAGGCGAAGGAGCTCGCCGAGACGATCATCGCCGCCCAGACCGACGAGATCGCCGTCATGCAGGAACTGCTCGCCGACTTCTAG
- a CDS encoding heavy-metal-associated domain-containing protein, whose translation MRDTNGSHEHGYDHAFEQGHAHEHGAPAPAVVTADFGVAGMTCSHCVSSVSEELARLDGVKHVDVELVAGGVSRVTVASEASLDEHRVAAAIDEAGYELVGGLSR comes from the coding sequence ATGCGCGACACCAACGGATCCCACGAGCACGGCTACGACCACGCATTCGAGCAGGGCCACGCCCACGAACACGGCGCTCCGGCGCCGGCTGTGGTCACCGCCGACTTCGGCGTCGCGGGCATGACCTGCTCGCACTGCGTCTCGTCCGTCTCCGAGGAGCTCGCCCGCCTCGACGGCGTGAAGCACGTCGACGTCGAGCTCGTCGCCGGCGGCGTGTCCCGCGTGACGGTCGCAAGCGAGGCCTCCCTCGACGAGCACCGCGTCGCGGCCGCCATCGATGAGGCCGGTTACGAGCTCGTCGGTGGCCTGTCACGATGA
- a CDS encoding heavy metal translocating P-type ATPase, which translates to MTAQQVELLVGGMTCASCAARIEKRLNRMPGVEATVNYATEKASVHLPDGVSVDDAIATVEATGYTAELPAPPPTESTETGGRPEIGAEAASLRQRLLVSIALTIPVVAMSMIPVLQFTNWQWLALALAAPVAVWGAWPFHRAAWLNLRHGAATMDTLISVGVLAALGWSLYALFFGMAGMAGMTMNFVLFSEPGGGADEVYLEVAAAVTVFILAGRYVEARAKRRSNAAITALLEMGAKEATVLRGGVELRVPAANLVVGDLFVVRPGEKVATDGRVVEGSSAVDASMLTGEAVPVEVGPGDEVVGATMNAGGRLIVRAKRVGADTELAAMARLVEQAQTGKADVQRLADRVSAVFVPIVIALALATLAVWLLIGASPEVAFTAAVATLIIACPCALGLATPTALLVGTGRGAQLGILIKGPQILESTRRVDTIVLDKSGTVTTGKMSLSAVVPAAGEDASEVLRLAGAAETGSEHPIGAAIAAAARDGGEPLPALESFSSEQGLGVQAVVDGHLVLVGRPSWLFAQWGLTLPADLAEQQASLEITGGTVVAIAWDGRTRGILAVSDRVKVTSAAAVAQLKALGLNPILLTGDNERAARAVATEVGIDDVRAEVLPAEKADVVRALQEGGHVVAMVGDGVNDAVALATADLGIAMGTGTDVAIEASDLTLVRSDLVAVVDAIRLSRRTLATIKANLFWAFAYNVAAIPLAMLGMLNPLVAGAAMALSSVFVVSNSLRLRRFRGAPDTTAAPSLRQRRDEVVVVST; encoded by the coding sequence ATGACTGCCCAGCAGGTCGAACTGCTCGTCGGCGGCATGACCTGCGCGTCCTGCGCCGCTCGCATCGAGAAGCGCCTCAACCGGATGCCAGGGGTCGAGGCGACGGTGAACTATGCGACCGAGAAGGCGAGCGTGCACCTGCCCGACGGCGTCAGCGTCGATGATGCGATCGCGACCGTTGAGGCGACCGGCTACACCGCCGAGCTGCCGGCGCCCCCGCCGACCGAATCGACCGAGACCGGCGGCAGGCCCGAGATCGGCGCCGAAGCGGCATCCCTCCGCCAGCGCCTGTTGGTCTCGATCGCGCTGACGATCCCGGTCGTGGCGATGTCGATGATCCCGGTGCTGCAGTTCACGAACTGGCAGTGGCTCGCCCTCGCCCTCGCCGCCCCGGTCGCCGTCTGGGGTGCGTGGCCGTTCCATCGCGCCGCGTGGCTGAACCTCAGGCACGGCGCCGCGACGATGGACACCCTCATCAGCGTCGGCGTCCTCGCCGCGCTCGGCTGGTCGCTCTACGCGTTGTTCTTCGGCATGGCAGGAATGGCCGGCATGACGATGAACTTCGTCCTGTTCAGCGAGCCGGGCGGCGGGGCCGACGAGGTCTACCTCGAGGTCGCCGCAGCCGTCACGGTCTTCATCCTCGCCGGGCGATACGTCGAGGCCCGCGCGAAGCGGCGTTCCAACGCCGCCATCACGGCGCTCCTCGAGATGGGCGCCAAGGAGGCGACCGTGCTCCGCGGCGGAGTCGAGCTGCGAGTGCCCGCAGCGAACCTCGTGGTGGGCGACCTGTTCGTGGTCCGCCCCGGCGAGAAGGTCGCGACCGACGGCAGGGTCGTCGAGGGCAGCTCGGCCGTCGACGCGAGCATGCTCACGGGCGAGGCCGTTCCCGTCGAGGTCGGGCCCGGCGACGAGGTCGTCGGTGCCACCATGAACGCGGGCGGGCGACTCATCGTGCGCGCCAAGCGAGTGGGCGCCGACACGGAACTCGCCGCCATGGCCCGTCTCGTCGAGCAGGCGCAGACCGGCAAGGCCGACGTGCAGCGCCTCGCAGACCGCGTCTCGGCCGTGTTCGTGCCCATCGTCATCGCGCTTGCGCTCGCGACGCTCGCCGTGTGGTTGCTCATCGGCGCGAGCCCCGAGGTCGCGTTCACGGCTGCTGTCGCGACGCTCATCATCGCGTGCCCGTGCGCGCTCGGCCTCGCGACCCCGACGGCATTGCTCGTCGGCACCGGGCGCGGCGCACAGCTCGGCATCCTGATCAAAGGCCCGCAGATCCTCGAGTCGACTCGCCGCGTCGACACGATCGTGCTCGACAAGTCGGGAACGGTCACGACCGGGAAGATGAGCCTCAGCGCCGTCGTCCCGGCAGCGGGCGAGGATGCCTCCGAGGTGCTGCGGCTCGCCGGTGCGGCCGAGACCGGCTCCGAGCACCCGATCGGCGCGGCGATCGCTGCCGCGGCCCGCGACGGCGGCGAGCCCTTGCCGGCGTTGGAGTCGTTCAGCTCCGAGCAGGGGCTCGGTGTGCAGGCCGTCGTCGACGGGCACCTCGTGCTCGTCGGTCGCCCCTCGTGGCTCTTCGCCCAGTGGGGACTCACGCTTCCGGCTGACCTCGCCGAACAGCAGGCGTCGCTCGAGATCACCGGCGGCACCGTCGTCGCGATCGCCTGGGACGGTCGGACTCGAGGCATCCTCGCGGTCTCCGACAGGGTGAAGGTCACGAGTGCCGCGGCTGTGGCACAGCTCAAGGCGCTGGGGCTGAACCCGATCCTCCTCACCGGCGACAACGAACGGGCGGCTCGCGCGGTCGCGACAGAGGTGGGCATCGACGACGTGCGCGCTGAAGTGCTGCCCGCTGAGAAGGCCGACGTGGTGCGCGCCCTGCAGGAGGGTGGCCACGTCGTCGCGATGGTCGGTGACGGCGTGAACGACGCCGTCGCCCTCGCGACGGCCGACCTCGGCATCGCGATGGGAACCGGCACGGATGTCGCGATCGAAGCCAGCGACCTGACCCTCGTGCGCAGCGACCTGGTCGCCGTCGTCGACGCGATCCGCCTCTCCCGGCGAACGCTCGCAACCATCAAGGCCAACCTCTTCTGGGCGTTCGCGTACAACGTCGCGGCCATCCCGTTGGCGATGCTCGGCATGCTGAATCCGCTCGTCGCGGGCGCGGCGATGGCGCTGTCATCGGTGTTCGTGGTGAGCAACAGCCTCCGGCTGCGCCGCTTCCGCGGTGCCCCCGACACGACCGCCGCGCCGTCCCTCCGTCAGCGCCGAGACGAAGTCGTGGTCGTCTCGACATGA